From the Pseudomonas monsensis genome, the window GGGCGTGGCCCTGGGAACCGTAACCGATGATGGCAACTTTCTTGCCCTGGATGATCGACAGGTCGCAGTCTTTATCGTAGAAAACTTTCATGAATTTCCCCTATATATCCAGGCCGTTCAGGCCATTCGCTAATTTGGTTTAGATGCTGAGTACTTTGTCGCCGCGAGCAATGCCGGTCACGCCGCTACGGACGGTTTCCAGAATTGATGCGGTGCCGATGGACTGAATGAAGCTGTCGAGCTTGTCGCTGGTACCGGTCAATTGAACGGTATACACGCTGGCGCTGACGTCGACGATCTGTCCACGGTAAATATCGGTGGTGCGTTTGATCTCGGCGCGCTGGGCGCCAGTGGCCTTGACCTTGACCAGCATCAGCTCGCGCTCGATGTGAGCGCTTTCCGACAGGTCCACCAGCTTGACCACTTCGATCAGCTTGTTCAGGTTTTTGGTGATCTGCTCGATGATTTCATCGTGGCCCACGGTGGTCAGCGTCAGACGCGACAGGGTCGGGTCTTCGGTCGGGGCCACGGTCAGGCTTTCGATGTTGTAGTTGCGCTGCGAGAACAGGCCGACTACGCGAGACAAAGCGCCGGGTTCGTTTTCCAGAAGCAAGGAAATAATGTGCCGCATGATTAAGTACGCTCCGTCTTGCTCAGCCACATATCGCGCATCGAGCCGTCTTTGATCTGCATCGGATAGA encodes:
- the ilvN gene encoding acetolactate synthase small subunit, translated to MRHIISLLLENEPGALSRVVGLFSQRNYNIESLTVAPTEDPTLSRLTLTTVGHDEIIEQITKNLNKLIEVVKLVDLSESAHIERELMLVKVKATGAQRAEIKRTTDIYRGQIVDVSASVYTVQLTGTSDKLDSFIQSIGTASILETVRSGVTGIARGDKVLSI